The Glycine soja cultivar W05 chromosome 19, ASM419377v2, whole genome shotgun sequence genomic sequence TTCCAATGCGCAGAATATTGGATATACCTGTTGAGAAGCATGGCAAAGCCCTAAGATTCATAAGAGAGATATTGAGAAATATCATActgaacaaaatatatatatagttctTTAAGTGTTATTTATGTTGTTTGTCAATAAGCATTGAAATTTTACCTTTGTAATGGCATATGTTGATATTTAATacaaacttttattatataGATTACACATAAGTTTTGTCCtattaaaaatgtgttattGATTGAAAATACAATTAGGCTATATGTGCCTAATGTACTAATGGAGAATAACAACTATAGACTATCCATAACTAACCATATCTAACTATCCAACTATAGCTTCCTAATCAATTCAACTAATATATGCAACAATACCTTGCTCCAGCCACTCTTATTATTTCTTCAGTTGACATCTTCTGGCGATCAAAGGAAGTTTCAATATTGCTTAAGGTGCTTATATTTTGCTCGCTTAGCCTCTTGAACCGGCTTCCGTAATTTCTCAAGAGTTCTAAAGATGCTAATGATGGTGTTGGTGCCACCTGCTTATTGTATTCAACTGGTTCTGTACTTGCCACACCATGTTTCATTAGTCCTTCAGTTTCCTGAAATAGTTGTGTTGGTTGCATTTGGACATCAGGGTCAAAGTTGACCTCTTCCAACATCAAGTTATCAGCTTTGGGTTCTTGTAGCTGTTTCTGATCTTgatatttgaacaatttgacTCCTTTTCCATTCTCAGCAGGGAGAGGATCAATCTCTCCCAGCAATTCCATTCCAGAGAGACTCTCTTTACCTTGGAACACATCCTCTTGTGTAGAACCATAACCCATCTGGGTTCCTTTGAAATTTAAATCTGTGGAAGAAAATTGGTCAATTTCCATTTCAGATTATTTCAGATTACAACAGAAATCAAGAAAGGTTTCAGCAATTTATACTAAAGACAGCGTGCGTATCTAGATAAACATCGAGGTGAGTGTATTCATAATCATGTTTCAAGGTGGAAAAAGAATACTTTAACGTATAAATGATTGAATAAAAAACTCAACATGACGAAATTTATGAAAGTGATTGAAACGTGTAACTTTGATGGTGATGTCCTCGATATTTTCATTACAGTCGTCAGCCAGCAATATCTTGATCAAATAAAAACGTTGCCATGACAAATTACAGATtagtatttaattatcaataattttattgttgtgGAAACAATGGTAAGCATCTGGAGTGTTATATCTGAAAGGTTTTCATAAGAAGTTCAGCCAAGGTTGATTAGACGGTCCAAGAAAATGAAGgagggatttaaataaaatgagaaatagGCCTTTTCCAAGAAAACAAGGGAGTCCAACAACAGTGTAACACCAAAGTGACTTTATCGATACATAAGATCTTAATCcttcaataaatttttgaaCAAATTAGACCGACCTCCTCTTAATTTAACACTTATTACATGGACATCCCTACACAAATTTCTTCTACCTTTTACATTACAGATACACCCCGTGTGCTGTAAAGTAAATTTTTCCGTTAACTCAAACCCATCACATGCTAGGCACGtgattctttaatttaattttaggacaAAAAACCTTTATCTTCCTCACTTTACCCATTAAAAGCATTCAACaatgttttcttgaaaaattgGTGCGCATGACTGACTGGTTCTTCTTCGTGGATTTCAAGTTGTTGTAGGCGAAGGATTGTTCTGAAGCACTACTTGAGCTAGGTCTCTTGGCACATTGAAGGTTTGTAGTCAAGTTTAAGATTTGCattttccctctttttttttcttccattgaaGCACGCTTTGATTTGTGATTTGTTCATTAGATGAACGATTCTCCTTTCCAAATTTCGAACCAGCTACAAATCCCCACCTTTGCAAATCTCTAACCACTACTGCCTACCAACAAACTCCTTCAAATAATCGCCCAAGAAATCGCAGAACACAAAATTGCAATGTCTTCGTGGCACAACCGTACAATAGCAGCTGTGTCACCTCACTTCGGGATCAAGGATCGAAGCCCTCCTCAAGGTTCACACAACGAGACTGCCCAAAAAATCGCAGAACCCAAAATCGTAGAACCAAGATCACAATGTCGTCGTCGCACCACCACATGATAGCAACGGCGTCGCACCACTTCGGGATCAAGGGTCGAAGACCTCCTCAAGGTTCACATAGCGCCATCGGAGCTACCATTTTTGCAAACCCTAACACATAAAATTGGGGCTTTTGAAATTCACTCAGATAAGGCTAATATGggcaattcaaaattaattacacCGTCAGTTAGGGCCGAGCATGGGTCGGGTTCGGGTCCAACTCAGGCAATCCGGACCAATCCGATAAGTTACAAAATAGGCCTAATTCTGACCGTTTTTTGTCTTCGGATTATGCAGATTACGGGTGGGTCGGTTGGGTCTAATCAGGTTGAACTAACAcactttggattttttttttcaaattcttacttaatttattcatttggaTTGGACCCATATTGttgaatcaaattttaatcAGGAACTTTGTATAATAAGTGTTAATCAGgaacttttaatataatttgttcTAAATGTTATaagcataatatatttataattttaattttgaaagaataaataaatggtGAGATTGTGATACCTCACATgatcacttattttttttcacttaaaaagatGTATTCACCTAATTAGTTCAGGTCGAAATTGGATTGAGATCAAAATCTCCTAAAACAACTTACCCGAATTTAGGACCTACTCTATGAAAAGGGTTGAAGGCgacaacaaaattttattcttaCTGTGTATGTGTGAGTGTGACTCACTTGCTTCTTTACAAACACTACACTCTTAGTCAAGTTAAGTTTTTCATCCccgtattatttttatgagaattCCGAGGGACTTCGCTTCGAACTTTGCTCATGAAACTACGGGATAAAAACTGTAAAAGGAATATAATGTTAAATAAGTTATTGACAAgtgatttgatttattttcatttcaaatgactaaaaataatatttttttaaataaagtgtTTCCTTCTTATCAATTTTTGCAATTCCACTTATAAAAggatcttcttttcttttttccacttgtttctatttctattttttcggAATCTAGTTTCATTTTATGCCATATTTTGAATAATGAAAAATTCTTATGTTCTTCTGATATGAGAACTTTTTTTCTTACACATAGTCATTTGCTTTTCCCTTGTATGAATGtaaattactaaaaaattatcataaactaatttttctcTAGTCACCTTGATTAGTATGCCCCGGAGTGGAAAATAAAATAGGGTATGAAAATGAGTTAGTTCATGGGTGAAGCTTTTAAAAAGGAACAAGCATGGATTTCAGCCAACATATCCAAATTGTGGTGGACTATTGTTTGGGGCTTGCTTATCATTTCAACAACCTTTGTGTAAACATTGGCCACGGATTAGCAATGGAGAGTGAAAACAACAATAGTCATGTTTTTATCAGaaaatttagtaatatttttttaaaatttaaatgtatattttattagtttgatttatttttaaaaatttcaaaaaaaattcgattacactttttatttaataaaattttcacataatgttacatttttctaataaattttaacaaatactaCTAGAGtatgttaaagaaaattattacatCATTTTCTCTATACAATTCCCTGTCATGTGGATATACAATCATTTATCATGTTAGATGATGTACGGGTAACAATACAGTCAATACTcatgtttctatttttactttGCCATGTGACCTGTGAATCATACCACAGTCACAATATTTATGACGTATCCAAGAAGAAAGCATAACTTAGATAATTAAGTAATATTGTTGAATTAAATTATCATAACGTTATGCACGTGCTGTCAATACAAAAATTGAGTACCAGTTCATTACAATTTCAAGAAAGTGTAAATGCAATCTTGCAATGTCTCTAAACAGAGACTACAATGACAATTAATTAGTGAGTTGGAGACAGCTAAACAAgtacattaataaaataaataaatacaattacaGCAGCATTGGTGAAATCAAATTTACACTTTATCGAAGTTAAAGAACATGCATAAAAAGAAATTACACCTTATCATCAATCTGACAATGTTCCACCACCGTTGAAACCCCTGttgcccttcttcttcttcttctgcatagACAAACAGTGACCATCCACATAAGACCCCTTAGAACCCTTACTATCCCAATTGTAAGAGTAAGATAATAAAGCCACCACCCCACAAAATCACTAACTCTCACATCCATCAATTGCTCTGTCTTGGCCTCAACCATAACCACCAAACTCTCCACATCCTCCCTCAATCTCCACCACCACAATGCACCTAAGCTCGCCGCCACCACCACCCTCTCCACCCATTTCTCTTCTCTCGCCGCGACGCCGAACACGGTGTCGTCCACCACGGGCCTCACCACCATCCTGGCCCAAACCTGCATGGTCTCGTGCAACCCCAAGAGGAATACAACTCTGCTTAACAAGATTCTCTCAACACCAAATTTAAAACTCATCGACTCATCATTAGAGTCATAGAGCCCCGCCTCAATGCTCCCCTCTATGCCCAAACCAACGCAAACTTGGAACGTGCAAAGAACAATCCACGCAGTCAATATACGAGGTTGAAGAAAAGTGCTTGATGATGATAACGAGTCACTCAAAATGATGATTTTTCCCGTTAAGCCGTGGATTAAGGAAGCCATGCTAATAATGGACACAAGAACGTAGAGAATGAGAGGGTTGATGTGAAGGGCGAGAGTTAAAACATAGGGAAAGTGTTGTGGTGAATGGTACCAAGCGAGGGTTTGGAGATAGTATTGCGCATCGGAGAATTTGGCTAGGAGAAGAAACGAGAGGGGTAAGAGGAGGGAGAGGAGGGTGAAGGTGATGAGGTAGAACATCTCTTTTGGAGTTAAGCACTTGAACTTGAAGAGCTCTTTGGCTTTTTGCTGCAGATTACCCATAGCAACCATTAGTGGGTGGGTCTTTGCAACAAATTAAACACCACCTTTTATTCACAAGCTACGTATGGGGATAGATTAAGTTCAATATTATTGAGGTGTGTCTTTCTAATCTCTATATACGTGACTTAACAACTAGTTGTTGCTGGAAAAGGAATTAAAAGTGGTTGCCACGTCCGTTGTTTGTTCAGTTGACATTTTTCAGGACATGGTCTTCAATTGATCATTGTCCATAGAGACCAATATataaacttcattctttttattatatctttTGCGCGTTGGTTTGGTAGTACTGTGGAATATCGATTCAACTCGAGCTGTTTGGCTCCAATTTTGACGGGTAAAAGGAAACTGCCATtgtcacacacaaaaaaaaaaaaaacataaatgaaactgCCATTTGGAAATCTCTGCTTTGTCACCAGATCGAttctgtgatttttttttattcattaaataaaacttGTCTTCGTTTTGTTACAAAATGTAGGCCTATAATTATTTATAGGTGTTTTGCAACTTGTATCcactataaatatatttcaaattagAAATATGCACATCCTATATGCATTTTCAGGATTATAAATCACaggaaattaatatttttgacaaataattgataatgttaaaatttcatAAACCAATTAGTTGAGTTTAACTGAAGCAGTTACTTATGACatcatgaaataaaatttgaattctagATGCTTACTTTTTAGCGGAAGAGAAATATCTACTTTAAAGATCTAATTATATTTCGAATATGATTGTCTTcttatcaagaaaaaaaaatctagaatttatgtacatttttgttgtttaaaaaatgaattataatatTGTCAAAAATACGTATAATAATCTGCTAGAGTcccttttaattatatataagtgattttaaaatatgaaagcaACGTGATCTCACCGATACTTACGTAGTTTGAGGGACAAAGGAATCAACAATTTGGAAATGTAGAGAATGTCTCTTAACTCATTACTAAGTGTATCAATTTgtctcaagtagtaaagtaaGTGTTGATATAAATGTTAGAACCTAATATGTCTTATTTGTTTAAGAtatattatttgagatttttctctatcaattaagtaaattttttctacccacatctattaacATACTCGCCCTTAGTGTCTCATGatgataaatttatcttatctACCTATCTGtcaaatgtctttgcaaagaaTTAATAGATgcaatgcatgaagttctaattctatatgtttgttttgatgcatgggcataatgcagtcagtctatgtctagcaatgattttattaatatatcccttctttttagttttattagaaattatcataTGTCAAATGACTAATTTCTAAAACAGATGCATGCAGGACCTTTCTTGTATTTCTATTAAAGATTATCCTCTATTGAACACCTAACCCTTAAAAATGATGCAAGGATGAATGATgtatgaaattaaaagtaaaaaaagataataggaAAGTCAGaccctaactaagggtttagctTCTCATATCTATAAGGGGTCTTACACTAGAAGAGGGGTATAAGAACTAATGGAGAATAAGGGATGGAAAAAGAGAATAGAGAATAatgaaagagaataaagaaTTCTCTGAGTGATCGGAGACTTCGTGTGTTTCTTCTCCTTGActtaacttgtttttttataattgctaGAGTGGAGTTGGCTTGACTCTCTTGTTATATAATTGATGAGGTAGACTTGATGGGGTAAACTTGGAGCTAATGCAAAAAATcttcattatttatatttttgatattttctatatcttttttattttaatgtttccttttcatatttacaagtcataaataagaaaaatatcaattcatatcatttaagataaaaataactgctaaataaatatttttaaagatatttttattataaaaaataactcatatttaacgATTATCAACAGTTATGTGGTTCCCACCtttcaataatatataagattgatCCAAAATTCACATCCATAATTAATCTTTTCTGTGTTTtaaatattagaattttttaatataaagtaaCCGGAAGATGGATCGTTATTTCACGATTCGGTATTTTTATACACATTTTGCGGTTAGTGAGAGAGAAGGATGAGTGACAAAGTGAATGATTGAGCCTCCGttatcataaattcataattcataatcaTAAGGAGAAAATATAGGTGTCACTGTAAATGTAATATTGATAATCTCTTCATCTGGGTACTACATATCTTGGTTGGTTACTGCttaagggaagaaaaaaagtcctaataatttattttttaggttaattGTTTTTAGAACAAGACAATATAATAATTCTAAAACAGTGGACCTTATATTTATGAAACGagtaaattagaataaaatattaaatattataaatttgctGTTAGATATTGACTATTCCTTTAACTTGTGATCATCACAGTACCAGTGTATTTTGAAATGAACTCAAAATACATTTTAAGTTGTTCTCATCCGTCTTAGTATTATATATTCTTCTACAAATTTTAATACCGTAAAATATACTGAATATTAATatcatttactttattttataattcagctatacataacattaaaaataatatataatgtcTATAAGTCCGATCGACTTGCATCTAATTTCCTATATTATGAGTTGTTATTGAATTGAAtccaaatttgaataaaataactatcaaaattttaaattgaatcgACAGTAAAATAAACTCATCTCTTGACGATGGAAAGTGACTGTGAGCAGCAGGTGAAGGGTGAAGTTTTAACTGCTAATGGATTAATTTAAAAAGGTGGGCAGTTGGTATAGAACAAAGGTAGAGAGTCCTTGGATTGGAGtggtgaattattttattttcttctatcttG encodes the following:
- the LOC114399685 gene encoding uncharacterized protein LOC114399685, which encodes MVAMGNLQQKAKELFKFKCLTPKEMFYLITFTLLSLLLPLSFLLLAKFSDAQYYLQTLAWYHSPQHFPYVLTLALHINPLILYVLVSIISMASLIHGLTGKIIILSDSLSSSSTFLQPRILTAWIVLCTFQVCVGLGIEGSIEAGLYDSNDESMSFKFGVERILLSRVVFLLGLHETMQVWARMVVRPVVDDTVFGVAAREEKWVERVVVAASLGALWWWRLREDVESLVVMVEAKTEQLMDVRVSDFVGWWLYYLTLTIGIVRVLRGLMWMVTVCLCRRRRRRATGVSTVVEHCQIDDKV